Within the Chryseobacterium geocarposphaerae genome, the region GCCATGTTTATCAAGGGATTCCTTCAAGGCGACAGACACGCCAAAACTATTTTTGATAAATTAAATATTACAAATCCTGAAGTTCATTTTAGAAACCCTCCAACTCAAACACAAAGAAAGCCTAAACCGGCAAAAGTATATCCTAAATGGTGGGAATTCTGGAAATAGCAAATAAAAAACACCTCCGAAATCAGAGGTGTTTTTTTTATTTTATTTGGAATTAACTTAGCATTCGCTGTGCTTTTTTCACCCCTTCTACGAGCGAATCAATCTCATTGAAAGTATTGTAAACTGCGAAGCTGGCTCTTACCGTTCCTGCGATATTAAAAAAACTCATGATGGGCTGTGTACAATGGTGTCCCGTTCTTACGGCAATTCCCATTTTATCAAGGATCATTCCTACATCAGAAGAAATTCCTACTCCTTCAAGGTTAAAAGAGACAACCCCTGTTCTGTGGGCTTTTTCCCCATATATTTTCACTCCTTCGATTTCCAAAAGCTGTCTTTGCGCATATTCCAACAAAGCATTTTCATGATTCTGGATATTCTCCTGTCCTACTTTTTGAATAAAATCAACTGCTACTCCCAACGCAATATTTCCTCCAACATTCGGAGTTCCCGCTTCAAATTTAAAAGGAAGTCCTGCATAAGTTGTTCCGTCAAAAGAACATGTTGCAATCATCTCTCCTCCTCCGTGAAACGGCGGCAGATCTTCAAGAACCTCCTGCTTTCCGTATAAAATTCCCGTTCCCATCGGAGCGTACATTTTATGACCTGAAAACACAAAGAAATCACAATCTAACTTTTGAACATCAATGGTAAAATGCGGTGCAGACTGAGCCCCGTCAATAACAATATAAGCATTGGAATTTGCTCTTGTTTTAGCAATAATTTCTTCAATAGGATTTACAATTCCCAACGCATTTGAAACCTGATTAACCGAAATCACTTTCGTTTTTTCACTTAAAAATTCATCTAACTTATCTAATTGAAGAATTCCGTTTTCATCGATAGGGATTACTCGTAATTTCGCCCCGGTTCTTTCA harbors:
- a CDS encoding aminotransferase class V-fold PLP-dependent enzyme, which translates into the protein MFDIQEIRSQFSILDQKVNGKPLVYLDNAATSQKPNSVLEVWNTYYTEINANVHRGIHTLSQLATEEMELSRRKIQKFINAKHDFEVIFTKGTTEGLNLVSYILTQKLKKDDEIIISYLEHHSNIVPWQMLCERTGAKLRVIPIDENGILQLDKLDEFLSEKTKVISVNQVSNALGIVNPIEEIIAKTRANSNAYIVIDGAQSAPHFTIDVQKLDCDFFVFSGHKMYAPMGTGILYGKQEVLEDLPPFHGGGEMIATCSFDGTTYAGLPFKFEAGTPNVGGNIALGVAVDFIQKVGQENIQNHENALLEYAQRQLLEIEGVKIYGEKAHRTGVVSFNLEGVGISSDVGMILDKMGIAVRTGHHCTQPIMSFFNIAGTVRASFAVYNTFNEIDSLVEGVKKAQRMLS